In Ochrobactrum sp. Marseille-Q0166, a single genomic region encodes these proteins:
- the ilvA gene encoding threonine ammonia-lyase IlvA has protein sequence MNAFVKAVAQAEAAMRALFPETPLQLNDYLSRKYGAEIWLKREDLTPVRSYKIRGAFNFISRAVKTADENAVFVCASAGNHAQGFAFACRHFGRKGVVFMPVTTPQQKIDKTRAFGAEFIEIKLVGDIFDVCYAASQEYAEANKGVMVPPFDHAGIIEGQATVALEIERQLPNGKKPDFVFLPVGGGGLSGGVTQYFSALGSKTAYRFIEPQGAASLKGSLEADKRIKLSQVDNFVDGAAVAEIGKENFKLLKGFDKNIVITVPENRLCSTIVEMLNIEGVVLEPAGALGIDALKDFKKSELKGKRIVIVVSGGNFDFERLPDVKERALRYEGLKKYFIFRFPQRPGALRSFLDLLGPEDDVARFEYLKKSARNFGSVLIGIETKDAANFKILEKKFADAGWAYQDITDNQVLADFII, from the coding sequence ATGAACGCCTTCGTTAAAGCCGTAGCTCAAGCTGAAGCCGCCATGCGTGCGCTCTTCCCAGAGACACCTTTGCAGCTCAATGACTATCTTTCACGGAAATACGGCGCGGAGATTTGGCTCAAGCGCGAAGATCTGACACCAGTTCGCTCATATAAAATACGTGGTGCCTTCAACTTCATTTCGCGTGCGGTAAAAACTGCTGATGAAAATGCTGTCTTCGTTTGCGCATCTGCTGGCAATCACGCGCAGGGTTTTGCCTTCGCCTGTCGACACTTTGGTCGCAAGGGTGTGGTGTTCATGCCTGTTACGACGCCGCAACAGAAAATCGACAAGACCCGCGCTTTTGGTGCAGAATTTATCGAAATTAAGCTCGTCGGCGATATTTTCGATGTTTGCTATGCTGCATCGCAAGAATATGCAGAGGCAAACAAGGGCGTGATGGTGCCGCCATTTGACCATGCAGGCATTATCGAGGGGCAGGCGACTGTTGCGCTCGAAATCGAACGCCAGCTACCGAATGGCAAGAAGCCGGATTTTGTCTTTCTGCCGGTTGGCGGTGGCGGCCTTTCGGGCGGCGTGACGCAATATTTCAGTGCTCTGGGCTCGAAGACTGCCTATCGCTTTATCGAGCCACAGGGTGCTGCGAGCCTTAAGGGCAGCCTTGAAGCAGACAAGCGTATCAAGCTTAGCCAAGTCGATAATTTTGTTGATGGTGCAGCCGTCGCAGAGATCGGCAAAGAAAACTTCAAACTTCTCAAAGGCTTCGACAAGAATATTGTCATAACAGTTCCAGAAAATCGTCTCTGTTCAACCATCGTCGAAATGCTGAATATTGAAGGCGTCGTGCTTGAGCCTGCCGGCGCACTCGGCATTGATGCCCTCAAGGATTTCAAGAAAAGCGAACTCAAAGGCAAGCGCATTGTCATCGTCGTATCTGGCGGCAATTTCGATTTTGAACGTTTGCCAGACGTGAAAGAAAGAGCACTTCGCTATGAAGGTCTCAAGAAATATTTCATCTTCCGCTTCCCGCAGCGTCCCGGAGCGCTGCGTTCATTCCTCGACCTGCTTGGACCGGAAGACGACGTTGCACGCTTTGAATATCTTAAAAAGTCTGCACGTAATTTTGGTTCTGTGCTGATAGGTATTGAAACCAAGGACGCTGCAAACTTCAAAATTCTGGAAAAGAAATTTGCAGATGCGGGCTGGGCCTATCAGGACATTACCGACAATCAGGTGCTTGCCGACTTCATCATCTGA
- a CDS encoding competence/damage-inducible protein A, with protein MTTTSQQAVTAAMLAIGDELLSGRTKDKNIGHLADVLTAAGIDLKEVRIVADDEDAIVSALNALRSGYDYVFTSGGIGPTHDDITADAVSRAFEVPCIYDEKAMKLLGDNYARRNLEFTETRKRMARMPEGSEHIDNPVSTAPGFHIGNVYVMAGVPSVFQAMLDNILPSLKTGRKLLSKAVHCPFGEGVIGAPLTKIQNENPDTIIGSYPKFENGRFSTELVVRGSDEAKIDVAVVAIEVMITRLQAQGSA; from the coding sequence ATGACGACTACCTCGCAGCAGGCCGTTACGGCTGCAATGCTTGCAATCGGCGATGAACTTCTCTCTGGACGCACCAAGGATAAGAATATTGGCCATCTGGCCGATGTTCTTACAGCGGCAGGCATTGATCTTAAAGAAGTCCGTATTGTAGCTGACGATGAAGATGCGATTGTTTCAGCGCTCAATGCGTTGCGTTCAGGCTATGATTATGTTTTCACGTCGGGCGGTATCGGTCCTACACATGATGATATTACTGCAGACGCCGTATCACGCGCTTTTGAAGTGCCATGCATCTATGATGAAAAGGCGATGAAGCTTCTGGGCGACAATTATGCCAGGCGTAATCTCGAGTTCACGGAAACTCGCAAACGTATGGCACGGATGCCTGAGGGCTCGGAACATATCGATAATCCGGTGTCCACGGCACCCGGCTTCCATATCGGTAATGTCTATGTGATGGCCGGAGTGCCGTCTGTCTTTCAGGCCATGCTGGATAATATTCTTCCGTCGCTGAAAACCGGGCGAAAACTCTTGTCGAAAGCAGTTCATTGTCCGTTTGGCGAAGGCGTAATTGGAGCACCGCTCACAAAGATCCAGAATGAAAACCCGGACACAATCATCGGATCTTACCCGAAGTTTGAAAATGGCAGGTTCAGCACAGAACTGGTTGTCCGTGGCAGCGATGAAGCGAAAATCGATGTAGCCGTGGTCGCAATCGAAGTGATGATAACAAGATTACAAGCGCAAGGTTCGGCTTAA